The genome window CTCCGGTGTTAAACATGCTAAGGGCCTCGATGTTGAGCGCACAGACCCCTCGCATGAATGCTTTCTTCATCGAGTCCTCGTATTGCTCTCGCTCCATGTGCAGCCTTTGGATCTCAGCTTGAGCTTTTTGATGCTCCTCTAGGtgctgacaaacacacagagaaacttttaaatatcttaacgTGCAGTTATGTAACGTGCATCACTATGCCTATAACCCGAAGGACACGTCTACGCTGCCAAAACTTAAAGGCTCATTGTACTGCTTTCACCTGTGCCATCTTAGCTTCATACTCTGCAGAGAGCTGCACGCAGACGTCCTCTGCTCTGGCACAACACGCTTTCTCCACACGCTCACGCCACCTGTTCTGGATGAGTGAGTGCCAGCCTGCCCACACCTTCCTCTGGAGCTGCAAATGATAGTGCTGTTCGGCCATCCTGGCCCCTTGAGCCTGGAACACATTGCCATTAAGACCAATTGAAACTGTTTGCATGAATTCTAAATGTGGTGACTGCATACAAATACGTTTAGGGtcatcattctttttttttcacttttcttttaatttaccttttctaatgttttaaaaataaattcatggACTCATTGAATAACACAATTGTAACTGTAGGAATTGTTTACAACAATATATATcagacaaaaaatgtataataaatcaaaactatgtTATATATTACCATCTTCAAAATACGTCTAGAATTAGAAAAAATGTACTCTTGGCAAATTGACAAAGTTCCCATCTGTTATAGAccgttatttattttttattgttttgttttgtaaatcaaGATGTATTGTCAAACACTAGAAACATGTCTtagctttaaaacatttaaaaagtcaCCCTAAACTTCTGAACAGTAGTGTAACTCAATACTTCCTAAACAAGATGTGATCtacatgcatttaaataattgtaagcATGGCTGGCAATGGTGAGAATGTGGGGGGTTGCAGTCCAAAGTAAGAATTTTTGGGGGGATGGAGTCCCAAAATGTAAAGGATTTCCATCTTTTATCCACAATTCTTACATAAATACAGTGCCATTTTCTGCATACGGGCATTAAACAAAATCTGTCACCAACTATAGTCCCCCCAAGAAATCATATCTATTTACATCAATAACTGTTTGTGACATGATGGAGCATTTAACACGATAACTGATCAGAGAAAAACAACATCACAGTTTTAGGTTTAAAATTTTCattcaaaaagaaagatattctgCATTCATTCAAACTATCTGTTGCTACTGTGACAGATGCTCCAATGAACTCCTCAGAAAGAAAAGACAGAATGAAAAACACAAGTCTGTCCAAACTATGAATTCATCTCTCCTTCAGTATGACATGAGTAAACAACAGTGTGTATAATATCTGTGCTGTCAGTCTGTGCTGCCCCTGTCTCACCTCCTCTCTAGCGGCACAGTTCCGCAGTCTCCACTGGGTGAAAGTCCTCATCAGCTCCAGCTTCTCCCTCTGCCTGTCAACTGCCCTGCTCAGATTCACAATCACCTACAAAGAGCGagatgacaaacacacagacagtttGGAACACACTTGAACATATCAGATATAAGATGGTTAATGCAAACACCTAATACAATTCTCTACAAAGATTACGTATTatcttaaaatgtgtgtattagTCTCTGTGCTTAGATAATGTTTATTAACGACATTTGAACTCTTCCCCACTAGCCTTTTTtaagttgccagcctacaccagcgtttttttacattttcaccaaacttgaatggctcacagtacattttctgtaaagaatatatggacaaacaatatgtgcaatgaaagaacagagtatctgattttaaacaacagaaaccgtattcttctatcttcatttgttcgattttttatcactctgtagatgtggttaggtttcttcaaaaatgcatcattttgattaaatagATGAGATAATTAACGCTTTTTGTAacagattccgcccagattacactcagaacaatcattaaaaacccataaaacatatacgttctaggttctgggattctgtactttttcccaaagctgtgtaacagcgccacctgctgtaaaacagtacaaacactgattgccgtaataactcgtctttggcggggaagcgttttttaaaatgacgagataactcgtcaatgccGTTGAAAGAGTTAAAGAATAGTGACCTGTATCAAGAAGCCGGTTTCAGTTTTTACCCAggtaaattcacatttaatttgAGCATACTCCGAGTTTTCGGGCTCAAGAAGGTGGATAGGTTTTGAGGGGGTTTCGTCGCCATGGTTACTTTGGCTACACGGTTTACCTGCTCCAgagcaggttttattctggGTTAGTTATCACAAACTAAAACTGGACCAATCAGCTCTGAGGAAAGGGACCTATGTATGACGCAGTGAAGGCACTCCCCCTGTATCTCTCTTAAAGTGATGTTGGAGGGAAAACCTTAAAACGTTATAATTTAAAACGTGTTCATATAATTATTAAACGAGTTGATAATTCATATTagttaattaatattaaacatagcaattcaattaatttaacTATATTCGTAAAAAAATAACTTcaatatataaagtattttcAAAGTAATGAagcataaatattatattttcatcTTATTGTAAacctatataaataatttaaattcagttAATTCTGTATTGATAGTCAGCAGCTGCCTTCTCAAACTTTCACTGCCACTGTGTTTTTTCCTgccttgtaaatgtgtttcaattcatgacattttttcataatgATTTCGTCGTCTTCAACAGAAAAGTGAATTGCGCTGATACCAGTCAATCAAACCGACAATGCTTTCCATGTTCCGTGTGATTGGGTGTTTGATGAACCTGTCACACTTTCAAGTGCACCCGCCTCACAAGCTCTGGATCAAACCTGATTTGACAGAGAAAGTTTATACCAAGCGTTGTGCTACAGCTAACCCTGATCTAATCCAGGTTGGGTTTGTCTGGTTTTGTCAACTCTAAATTTACTCTGCAATTCAGTGTTTGTTCACCTCGCTTTCTTGATACAGGCCACAGGTCtattatttcaaaaacaaactATATTACAATATGAGTCACACCTCATCTTTCCTCTGGTTAGAGATCTGATAGGTGTTGAGCAGGTCTTTGAGACTATCCATCTCAGTGTTTACAGCTGCCACGTGGGCTGCGTGTTTCTCCCTCTCCTTCTTAAGATCCAGTCTGTGCTGCTCCACAAAAGCCAATTTCCACTTCCTTAGCTCCATCATCACATTATTCTAAACACAGACCAAGAAACGGTTTTAGTAATATTGTATTATGACACATGACAATGAAATCTAACAGCAATGGCAACCTTAAGGTTTGTGCTCCAGGTGTCCAAAATGTTCTCCATCCTGTTGAGATTATCTTCTGAGATGAACATCTCAGTCATGCTGGTGATTAGAACATCGGGACTGGCCTCTCTAGACCTGTCTGAACCGGTTTGTGTCTGCTCTGATCTTCCCTCAGACACAATAGATCTGGCTGCCATACTCTCACCTATAGCAAAAACAGTATTATAAAATGGttagttctggtccttgattctgattggctgggcCGAGTTCTAAGCAGTTATAATAAAAACGATTTATAACGGCTGACATATCGTTTTATTTACTTTCCTTATTAAACCTTGCTACGCACATGGAATAACCGTTCCGCTTCGCGTCATGCCAGAACGCACTTAACTGTTCTAAAATGCAGCGTAACCCATCGGTTCTTGGGGCATATTGGTTTATTAAGAAGGCTCCAAATTGATTTAATATTAGATATTAGGGCAGATAGCTTCTAAGTTGATTTGGAACCATAAATTGccttattttatttctattactATTAATAAATTGAAGTATGAATTGAATATTAGGGTGTTCCAGCATAATGTGCCTTAAAAATTAATTACAGTGGTTAAATCGATGTAACacaacatctttattttataatctCTAAACAAAAGATATAAAAGCACTGAGATTTTTCATATTAAATGCTATAAATGCTTTACCCTCAGATGTCTGACTTTGTGGTCTAAATTCTTCTAAGGGATGAGTT of Triplophysa dalaica isolate WHDGS20190420 chromosome 4, ASM1584641v1, whole genome shotgun sequence contains these proteins:
- the poc5 gene encoding centrosomal protein POC5 isoform X3; the protein is MAARSIVSEGRSEQTQTGSDRSREASPDVLITSMTEMFISEDNLNRMENILDTWSTNLKNNVMMELRKWKLAFVEQHRLDLKKEREKHAAHVAAVNTEMDSLKDLLNTYQISNQRKDEVIVNLSRAVDRQREKLELMRTFTQWRLRNCAAREEAQGARMAEQHYHLQLQRKVWAGWHSLIQNRWRERVEKACCARAEDVCVQLSAEYEAKMAQHLEEHQKAQAEIQRLHMEREQYEDSMKKAFMRGVCALNIEALSMFNTGEVGRFDRDAPSPADEPGTSSIANPPPRAVSSARHSPIFTETPLQQPPSHSSTDYVEEERFLSHTGTGTASRKETFLSTTVANSSVPPGGSTSSFRQTNARIVTAGKQKASKLVTARLRGRAEGNRTSRPASAMHVMGVAPPMSSVIVERHHPVTQLTVGQAIAAKFPRSALQSQIVSSSERSSTQPRGPSSSAFHINSIKVVD